In Thermofilum pendens Hrk 5, the sequence TTTTAGACCCGCGTGCAAAGTGGAGGAGGAGAACCGCCGTCGAGACGAGCAGAGGATGCTTCAGGATGTGCGCGTTCTGCCTCGAGGGACACATATTCCGAGGAGTTAGGGAGAGGCCCTTCGAGCAGGTAAGAAGAATAGTCGAAGAGGGCTCCGCGGGGAATAGAACCAGGCACGTAAAGCTCGTAAGCCTCTCGTTTTTCGACCACTCGGAGGCAGACCGCATACTCGAGTGGCTGGTGAACGAGGGGTACTCGTTTTCGATCCCCTCTCTCAGGGCCGACACCCTGAACGAGAGAAGGCTCGAGTATATCAGGCTTGGCGGCCAGAAAACGCTCACGGTAGCTCCTGAAACACTGTCTCCAAGCCTTGCGATCGCTATCAGGAAGCACATAGGCTACAGCCTCATCCGCGAGCTTTCCCTCTCGGCACGGAAGCTCGGTTACACAGGGCTAAAGGTATACCTAATGGTAGGCATCCCGGGCGAACGCGAGGAAGACCTGAGGCTGACCGCCGAGAAGCTTAGACAACTCGCGTCGGAGACGGGGTTTAAGGGGGAGAGAGCCCTCAAAGTCACTGTCAGCCCTCTCGTGCCGAAGCCGCATACACCATTGCAGTACGCGCCGTTCGTAGGAATTCAGGAGGCTCGACGCCGCATAGAGATCATAAGAAGAGAGCTTCGAGGCCTCGCGGATGTACGAGAGTACGACCCCAGGCTAGCTTACATACAGACAATAATTGCTAGGGGAGACTCGATGCTCTCGCAGGTTCTCCTCTACTGGGCCCTGGAGGGGGGAGGTCTTGGAGGGTGGAGGAAGGCTCTTAGAGTTACAGGCGTGGACGTACAGAGATATCTCGCACCAAGCCCCGAGGAGGAGCCGCCGTGGGGGTTCATAAGACTGCCAGGCGTGAGAGGCACTCGGTAGCCTGCCGTAGGCATTCTGGGAAGGCGTATACTCTCAGCGGGGAGAGGCTTACCCCTTTGAGGTAGCTCAGCAGGGTGCTGCTCAGAGAAACGAGTGGCTTCGCGCTTTCCCCGTGCAGTATGAGAAGCCTGTTCACGTTGCCTATAGGGACTATACGCGCTAGGTAGACGAGCAGGCAACCCTCCGGTACGCCGCACTTCTCGACCAGTAATTCTTCTGCCGTCCCTTTAAGCGCGTGTTCGTAGAGCTCTCTTCTGAAGCCCTCGCCCGGACCGTCGCTGAGGTACGCTTCGAATACCAGCTTCGGTGGCTTTCTGAGAAGGAAGCTGGTGGCGAGCTCTTTCAACCTGTCCTCCTCGCTCTTTCTCGCGCGCTTCAAGGCCTCGATAACCATGCAATCGTCGAACATGCACCAGAGTTCTTTCTCTTCGAGGGCTTCATCGAGAGAGGGTAGGTACCCTTCTTCGACCAGCATCGCGTACGCTGCGCGCAACACAGCTTCGAATGCTCCTACTGTTCTGTGGTAGTACACCACTCTGAAAAGCTGAGTTCTAGCCAGCAGGATGTTCTCTACTGCGGTCTCCGCCCCGTGCACGAAGCCGAGAGCCCACCCAGCCTCTGTTCGTACGAGCCTCGCTGAGCGTACAGCCCT encodes:
- a CDS encoding B12-binding domain-containing radical SAM protein produces the protein MPEDVEVVRARMIAEDNVVKKKAGRGTIRVALLYPSLPTVALDSLSYQMLYYWLNSLDDVYAEQFMLDFDGTPLTRSIETGTPLRDFDYVVISVHYELDFVNILRVLLEAGVEVYSERREKPVVIAGGPPVIANPVPLSPFVDVLAVGEIEPLMPVLVDGMAGYRGDKRAFLENLGAEKGFYVPLLHGGEEVVFNYARELSKEFSPSVQLQLLDPRAKWRRRTAVETSRGCFRMCAFCLEGHIFRGVRERPFEQVRRIVEEGSAGNRTRHVKLVSLSFFDHSEADRILEWLVNEGYSFSIPSLRADTLNERRLEYIRLGGQKTLTVAPETLSPSLAIAIRKHIGYSLIRELSLSARKLGYTGLKVYLMVGIPGEREEDLRLTAEKLRQLASETGFKGERALKVTVSPLVPKPHTPLQYAPFVGIQEARRRIEIIRRELRGLADVREYDPRLAYIQTIIARGDSMLSQVLLYWALEGGGLGGWRKALRVTGVDVQRYLAPSPEEEPPWGFIRLPGVRGTR
- a CDS encoding HD domain-containing protein — its product is MLEIYDEIHGFIDLSEAESTVLGDCVVQRLRRIRQLGPADLVYPGAVHTRFSHSLGTLYLAERIAKSAGIEDEGEVESLRLAALLHDVGHMPFSHALSSNHEKVSQEVVRSMLGDLLGKDLKHGVIDILAGSSRLSPILASEVDADRLDYLLRDSKHTGVSYGNVDVDRAVRSARLVRTEAGWALGFVHGAETAVENILLARTQLFRVVYYHRTVGAFEAVLRAAYAMLVEEGYLPSLDEALEEKELWCMFDDCMVIEALKRARKSEEDRLKELATSFLLRKPPKLVFEAYLSDGPGEGFRRELYEHALKGTAEELLVEKCGVPEGCLLVYLARIVPIGNVNRLLILHGESAKPLVSLSSTLLSYLKGVSLSPLRVYAFPECLRQATECLSRLAVL